Within Halobacterium jilantaiense, the genomic segment GAGTTCCGGGAACACGTCCTGGGCCTCGCTGTACGTCTCTGCGTCCGTCGTCGCCAGACACCGGTCGCGGACGGAGAGCCCGGCCGGCCGCGACAGCGGCTCGACGCCGTCCAGCGCCTCGACGACGGCGGGGTCGGGGTCGCGCTCGACCGCGCGCTCCGCGAACTCGTTGACCTCCCGGATGCGGGAGTCGGCCGCGCTCGGGTAGAACGTGCGCAGTCGCTGGCGGGCGTACCCGGTGACGGCACGGTCCTGCAGCAGCGAGAGCACGCGCTCGTGAATCTCCGTTGCGCGGTCGGTCGCCAGGAACCCCCCGGGGTCGTCGTGGCGCGCCCGAATCGCGTTCCGCACGATGCGAGCAGCCCGCCCCTCGGTCACGCCGGGCGCGCCCGCGACGGCCGCCACGTCGCCGCGTTCCAGCGCGCTCTCGGGGTCGTCTAGGCTCCGGAGCGCGTCGGCGGTCTTCGCCCCGACGCCCGGAATCGCCTCTAACTCCATCGGGCGAGGTGTACGCGCCCTGGGTGAAAGGGTTTTCGTGGACCGGCGGGAGTGAGGAGTGCTTTCCCGCACGTTTTTGCCGAGGAGGTGCGCCGGAGGCGACCCCCGCAGCGCAAAACGTGCCGTTCAGTTCCCGGTCCACCGCAGCAGCGCGAGCGTCCCTTCGAACAGCACAATCATCGTGACGGCGACGATGACCGGGAGGACACCGGTCGGGTCGATGGCACCGGTCGCGGCCGAGATGCCGGCGAACGCCGCCCAGAACAGCAGCCGGCGGTCCTCCAGCCAGCGTCGCGTGACGACGCCGAGCATGATGGCGAGCATGATGAACAGCGGAATCTGGAAGACGACCGCGAGATACCCCATCACCATCAGAATGAGATTGAAGGTGGTGCCGAGCGCGAACGCCACGTCGGCGGTCGGGTTGGTGTACCCGACGAAGTAGTCCATCGTGTACGGGAGCACGACGAAGAACGCGAACACGACACCGAGCACGGCGAGCACCAGACTCGTCGGAACCGAGGCGAGGTAGTAGCGCCGCTCGTTCGGGTAGAGCCCGGGCCGCATGAACGCGTAGGACTCGTAGACGAACGCGGGCAGCGCGACGATGAGGCCGGCGAGGCTCGCGACCTTCAACTGGGTGATGAGGAGTTCGAGGGGCTGGTAGATGCGGGGGTCGACGGCCTCTCCGCTCGGCAACACGCCGTTCCAGATGGTCGAGATGAGTGACTCGGTGAGCGGAAAGACGATGACGCTCGCCAGGCCGGCGATGGTGATGACGATGGCGAGCCGCTTGATCATCTCC encodes:
- a CDS encoding twin-arginine translocase subunit TatC encodes the protein MAEESDGGRDLAGERPSRPDWESLQSAVRRVDESSDDAPAASAEESAGPTPAAQRVDDTPNRVDWDDLDTAVERADDGDSGDGWEWGTDDGVPPDLAEGESPATDPELLADDDHQSDGPAAHEGDRPAAPGEDDSVITADSAPEPAGTGGMGMSAPETDEEAPLAEHVEEMIKRLAIVITIAGLASVIVFPLTESLISTIWNGVLPSGEAVDPRIYQPLELLITQLKVASLAGLIVALPAFVYESYAFMRPGLYPNERRYYLASVPTSLVLAVLGVVFAFFVVLPYTMDYFVGYTNPTADVAFALGTTFNLILMVMGYLAVVFQIPLFIMLAIMLGVVTRRWLEDRRLLFWAAFAGISAATGAIDPTGVLPVIVAVTMIVLFEGTLALLRWTGN